From Micrococcus porci, one genomic window encodes:
- the mihF gene encoding integration host factor, actinobacterial type, whose amino-acid sequence MALRQLSVEERAEARAKALRARQERATLKTSFANRDLSLQEVFARADVDPAIGRLRTVDLLQAMPGVGEVRASAVMEACEISPARRLKGLGRRQREALIAYIGR is encoded by the coding sequence ATGGCACTGCGGCAGTTGAGCGTCGAGGAGCGGGCTGAAGCGCGGGCCAAGGCCCTGCGGGCCCGCCAGGAGCGCGCGACCCTCAAGACCTCCTTCGCCAACCGAGACCTCAGCCTGCAGGAGGTGTTCGCCCGTGCGGACGTCGACCCCGCCATCGGCCGGCTCCGGACGGTGGACCTGCTCCAGGCGATGCCCGGCGTGGGCGAGGTCCGCGCCTCGGCCGTCATGGAGGCCTGCGAGATCTCCCCGGCGCGTCGCCTCAAGGGCCTCGGACGCCGCCAGCGCGAGGCGCTCATCGCCTATATTGGCCGATGA